One part of the Glycine max cultivar Williams 82 chromosome 14, Glycine_max_v4.0, whole genome shotgun sequence genome encodes these proteins:
- the LOC102669158 gene encoding uncharacterized protein has protein sequence MRKGEPENRVTRGIARYSRLRHIEIEWPLLALSVFCFVYNSVSGFCFSLVDKFLLGFAFPPLLSLTVRRKVWFSSGVRLVVRTKEFDREKLRVSDYKVMARVADKIKLIVGSREALKLSVRITDLWFIGIPGKTEQAEMVVVDSDGDEMHVVCKQDQLKSRKADLKENLTYVMHNFKVIKNDGKFRVCDHEYKLCFTGVTVVRQCDMEQLPFRKFRFVAFSSVIASHFKIGLLVDVIGVVDEVVFRYVSSKNTRVVLNLKDLRPIVILLTPARIKEAQGSYPTSVSNSFKASKLMINDLVLEIQEFRESLLDLGIEVRSILTPIGQGSSQVSGSSQLSSKDVFLSKTKEFVCVTVAKITTIVMDNYSWCYPACGQCYKKDDMLTVPLTCPCVKENDQPVLRYRVEVMVNHKGEQTKFLIWDRECAQLIGQSADEVNRLKIDVIDGDVDLNASPQALDRLLGCFLAFKVKVQPRFRNSVVLKYSDESELINVVLDMIPDSEQYVSVTGDHDPLLRIPLTPTKRVSSDELDNERKNFEI, from the exons ATGCGGAAAGGTGAGCCAGAAAACCGCGTTACCCGTGGTATTGCACGTTACTCACGACTGCGCCACATCGAAATCGAATGGCCGTTGCTCGCTCTTTCTGTGTTCTGTTTCGTCTACAATTCCGTCAGTGGTTTTTG tttttctttggttgacaagtttcttttggggTTTGCTTTTCCTCCGTTGCTGAGTTTGACTGTGAGAAGAAAAG TTTGGTTTAGCTCTGGTGTTCGGTTGGTTGTGAGAACAAAag agtTTGATCGGGAGAAGCTAAG GGTTTCCGATTATAAAGTTATGGCACGTGTtgctgataaaataaaattgatagttGGATCAAGGGAAGCTCTTAAGCTTTCTGTAAGGATCACTGATCTTTGGTTCATTGGGATTCCTGGAAAGACTGAACAAGCTGAAATGGTGGTTGTTGATTCTGAT GGAGATGAAATGCATGTTGTTTGCAAGCAGGATCAGCTGAAGTCTCGCAAGGctgatttgaaagaaaatttgaCTTATGTGAtgcataattttaaagttatcaAGAATGATGGGAAATTCAGAGTTTGTGATCatgaatataaattatgttttactgGAGTTACTGTTGTTAGGCAATGTGATATGGAACAATTACCTTTTAGGAAATTCAGATTTGTTGCTTTTTCCAGTGTCATTGCTAGTCATTTTAAAATTGGCCTCTTGGTTG ATGTTATTGGCGTGGTTGATGAAGTGGTATTCCGATATGTGTCATCCAAAAATACGAGGGTTGTTTTGAATTTAAAGGATTTGAG GCCGATCGTTATTCTCTTGACTCCTGCTAGGATTAAGGAAGCACAGG GATCATATCCAACATCGGTCAGTAATTCTTTCAAGGCATCTAAACTCATGATCAATGACCTGGTGCTGGAAATTCAAGAATTTAGAGAGAG TCTTTTAGATTTAGGGATCGAGGTTAGATCAATTTTGACGCCTATTGGACAAGGGAGTTCACAGGTTTCAGGCTCATCTCAATTATCATCAAAAGATGTGTTTCTGTCAAAgactaaa GAGTTTGTTTGTGTTACTGTCGCCAAGATTACAACCATAGTGATGGACAACTATTCATGGTGCTATCCGGCTTGTggtcaatgttataaaaaagatgACATGCTAACTGTGCCGTTGACATGTCCGTGTGTCAAAGAGAATGATCAACCTGTACTGAG GTATCGGGTTGAGGTGATGGTTAATCACAAGGGTGAACAAACCAAATTTTTGATCTGGGATCGTGAATGTGCACAGTTAATTGGTCAGTCAGCGGATGAAGTCAACAGGCTCAAAATAGATGTTATT GATGGGGATGTTGATTTAAATGCCTCTCCTCAAGCACTAGATAGGCTATTGGGTTGTTTTCTTGCATTCAAAGTGAAGGTGCAACCAAGGTTCAGGAATTCTGTTGTTCTTAAATATTCAGATGAATCAGAGTTGATCAATGTTGTGCTAGATATGATTCCCGATAGTGAG CAATATGTGTCTGTTACCGGGGATCATGACCCTCTTCTCAGGATTCCATTGACACCAACTAAGCGCGTATCTTCTGATGAGTTGGATAATGAGCGAAAAAACTTTGAGATTTAA